The Fretibacterium sp. OH1220_COT-178 genome includes a region encoding these proteins:
- a CDS encoding YvrJ family protein, which produces METFVQAALQNGFSVVVAAFLLLRMERELRGLREAIDRLRYCQSCRFAPLVREDGEGR; this is translated from the coding sequence ATGGAGACGTTTGTTCAGGCGGCGCTGCAGAACGGTTTTTCGGTGGTGGTGGCCGCGTTTTTGCTGCTTCGGATGGAGCGGGAGCTGAGGGGGCTGAGGGAGGCGATCGATCGGCTGCGGTACTGCCAGAGCTGCCGTTTTGCGCCCCTGGTGCGCGAGGACGGGGAGGGGAGGTAG
- the tsf gene encoding translation elongation factor Ts: MADISASAVKELRERTGSGMMDCKKALAEVGGSVEKAIDYLREKGLAKAAKKASRTASDGRIFHYVHNNFKVGALLELNSETDFVAKTDEFNALGHEIAMHITAANPLYLRAEDVPAEDLEREKEIYRQQLRDEGKPEDRIEKIVEGKVRKFYESTCLMEQGYIRDPDKKINDLVVETIAKLGENIVVRRFARFMIGE, from the coding sequence ATGGCAGACATTTCCGCAAGCGCGGTCAAGGAGCTCCGGGAGCGCACCGGCTCCGGGATGATGGATTGCAAGAAGGCCCTGGCCGAGGTCGGCGGCAGCGTGGAGAAGGCCATCGACTACCTTCGCGAGAAGGGGCTCGCCAAGGCGGCCAAGAAGGCCTCCCGCACGGCGAGCGACGGCCGCATCTTCCACTACGTCCACAACAACTTCAAGGTGGGGGCCCTTCTGGAGCTGAACAGCGAGACGGACTTCGTCGCCAAGACGGACGAGTTCAACGCCCTGGGGCACGAGATCGCCATGCACATCACGGCGGCGAACCCCCTGTACCTGCGGGCCGAGGACGTTCCGGCCGAGGACCTGGAGCGCGAGAAGGAGATCTACCGCCAGCAGCTCCGCGACGAGGGCAAGCCCGAGGACCGCATCGAGAAGATCGTGGAGGGCAAGGTCCGCAAGTTCTACGAGTCGACCTGCCTGATGGAGCAGGGCTACATCCGCGACCCCGACAAGAAGATCAACGACCTGGTCGTCGAGACGATCGCCAAGCTGGGCGAGAACATCGTCGTCCGGCGCTTCGCCCGGTTCATGATCGGGGAGTGA
- a CDS encoding DUF1659 domain-containing protein — protein sequence MAVVENARRSGVSVKLNAGNDLLTGRMIVKSCSLGKIKPEADAEKVMRIVDLLAAVLEYPAVRVERTEVRSLEKV from the coding sequence ATGGCAGTTGTGGAGAATGCGCGCAGGAGCGGGGTTTCGGTGAAGCTGAACGCGGGGAACGACCTGTTGACGGGACGGATGATCGTCAAGAGCTGTTCTCTGGGCAAGATCAAGCCCGAGGCGGATGCCGAGAAGGTCATGCGGATCGTGGACCTGCTGGCGGCCGTTCTGGAGTACCCGGCGGTACGGGTAGAGCGGACGGAGGTCAGGAGCCTGGAGAAGGTCTAG
- the pyrH gene encoding UMP kinase: MPKYNRVLLKLSGEVLAGDKHFGLDFDAMRRIGAELAAVYNAGIQLCMVVGGGNMLRGRDIQTLGIERAQADYMGMLGTVINALGLQDVLEKLGVPTRVQTAIEMRAVAEPYIRRRALRHMEKGRVVIFAAGTGSPFFSTDTTAALRAAEMGADCMVKGTKVDGIYDKDPKTHADAKFLSRITYREALRDGIEVMDASAFSLCRENGIPILVLDVQSPGCLVSALVKGERIGTIVEEGEPE; this comes from the coding sequence ATGCCTAAATACAACAGAGTGCTCCTCAAGCTCTCCGGCGAGGTCCTGGCCGGCGACAAACATTTCGGCCTCGACTTCGACGCCATGCGTCGGATCGGGGCGGAGCTCGCGGCGGTCTACAACGCGGGCATCCAGCTGTGCATGGTGGTGGGGGGCGGCAACATGCTGCGCGGCAGGGACATCCAGACGCTGGGCATCGAGCGGGCGCAGGCCGACTACATGGGGATGCTGGGCACGGTCATCAACGCCCTGGGGCTCCAGGACGTCCTGGAGAAGCTGGGGGTGCCCACGCGCGTCCAAACCGCGATCGAGATGCGGGCCGTCGCCGAGCCCTACATCCGCCGCCGGGCCCTGCGGCACATGGAGAAGGGGCGCGTGGTGATCTTCGCCGCGGGCACCGGGTCCCCCTTCTTCTCCACGGACACCACCGCGGCGCTGCGCGCGGCGGAGATGGGCGCGGACTGCATGGTGAAGGGGACCAAGGTCGACGGCATCTACGACAAGGATCCCAAAACCCATGCGGACGCCAAGTTCCTCTCGCGCATCACCTACCGCGAGGCGCTGCGGGACGGCATCGAGGTGATGGACGCCTCGGCCTTCTCCCTCTGCCGCGAGAACGGGATCCCGATCCTCGTCCTGGACGTCCAAAGTCCGGGCTGCCTCGTTTCGGCGCTTGTCAAAGGCGAGCGAATTGGTACAATCGTAGAGGAGGGGGAGCCCGAGTGA
- a CDS encoding D-Ala-D-Ala carboxypeptidase family metallohydrolase: MLYAVEFFRPEEFACPCCGRGRPARLLVLWLDLLRRAWDGPVRVNSGYRCAAHNREVGGAERSRHLLGCAADVAPTKPGGGAFPALAHRLCALPGWELIVHDRFVHIGVPTAESERPWDGETLLL; this comes from the coding sequence ATGCTCTATGCCGTGGAGTTCTTCCGTCCCGAGGAGTTCGCCTGTCCCTGTTGCGGGAGGGGCCGCCCGGCTCGGCTTCTGGTGCTGTGGCTGGACCTGCTGCGCCGGGCCTGGGACGGCCCTGTGCGCGTCAACTCGGGGTACCGATGCGCGGCGCACAACCGGGAGGTCGGGGGCGCGGAGCGGAGCCGGCATCTGCTGGGATGCGCCGCGGACGTGGCTCCCACGAAACCCGGCGGGGGCGCGTTCCCCGCCCTGGCGCACCGGCTGTGCGCCTTGCCCGGCTGGGAGCTGATCGTCCACGACCGCTTCGTCCACATCGGCGTCCCGACTGCGGAGTCGGAGAGGCCCTGGGACGGGGAGACGCTTTTGCTGTGA
- a CDS encoding type II toxin-antitoxin system HicB family antitoxin produces the protein MRDRYIFPAVFNYADDGISVSFPDLPGCFTCGDTDEEAVRMAEEAVGLHLYGMERDGDPIPEPSRGDRLAVAPNECIFLVDVWMPQVREDVEPVYVKKTLTIPSDLNEAAKRANINFSQVLASSLRQILKKRPVRN, from the coding sequence ATGAGAGACCGATACATTTTTCCCGCCGTTTTCAACTATGCCGACGACGGCATCTCCGTTTCCTTCCCCGATCTTCCGGGGTGTTTCACCTGCGGCGATACAGACGAGGAGGCCGTGCGGATGGCCGAGGAGGCCGTGGGGCTCCACCTGTACGGTATGGAGCGGGATGGCGACCCCATCCCCGAGCCCAGCCGAGGCGATCGGCTCGCCGTAGCGCCGAACGAATGCATCTTCCTCGTCGATGTCTGGATGCCCCAGGTCCGGGAGGACGTCGAGCCCGTCTACGTCAAGAAGACCCTGACCATCCCCTCGGACCTGAACGAGGCGGCCAAGCGGGCCAACATCAACTTTTCTCAGGTGCTCGCATCGTCGCTCCGCCAGATCCTCAAAAAACGGCCCGTCCGAAACTGA
- the yqeC gene encoding selenium cofactor biosynthesis protein YqeC, translating into MMSTLQGPEAFFAPFGLGGRELVSLVGGGGKTTLLRTLGQVLARRGTVLLTTTTKMAAGDGPLLLTGEEPAAEGVERIRRALRSQSPLTTAQRHVRDGNREKLEGLLPGAVDRLWEAGAADFVVCEADGARHKPLKAWADWEPPIPGRTTVLCAVLGADRLDEPLTEAHVHRMDRMTEDFGFRPGDPLTPERLAALLESPRGYLKNAPPTPNARRFLLMNRSDLLPAPRAEALARDFLPRLTRALRSWDLLILGSLHALRHDAVLRPERTR; encoded by the coding sequence ATGATGTCGACGTTACAAGGCCCGGAGGCCTTTTTCGCCCCCTTCGGCCTGGGGGGACGGGAGCTGGTCAGCCTGGTGGGCGGCGGGGGCAAGACGACCCTGCTCCGCACTCTGGGTCAGGTCCTGGCGCGGCGGGGGACGGTGCTTCTGACCACCACGACCAAGATGGCGGCCGGAGACGGTCCCCTCCTGCTGACGGGGGAGGAGCCCGCGGCGGAGGGCGTGGAGCGCATCCGCAGGGCGCTGCGCTCCCAATCGCCGCTGACGACGGCGCAAAGACACGTGCGGGACGGGAACCGGGAGAAGCTGGAGGGGCTCCTCCCCGGGGCGGTCGACCGGCTGTGGGAGGCCGGAGCGGCCGATTTCGTGGTCTGCGAGGCCGACGGCGCGCGCCACAAGCCCCTGAAGGCCTGGGCCGACTGGGAGCCGCCGATCCCGGGCCGGACGACGGTGCTCTGCGCCGTGCTGGGCGCGGACCGGCTGGACGAGCCCCTGACGGAGGCCCACGTCCACCGCATGGATCGGATGACGGAGGATTTCGGGTTCCGCCCCGGCGATCCTCTGACCCCGGAGCGCCTGGCGGCGCTGCTGGAGTCCCCGCGCGGCTACCTCAAGAACGCGCCCCCCACCCCCAACGCGAGAAGGTTTCTGCTCATGAACCGGTCGGACCTTCTCCCCGCCCCCAGGGCCGAGGCTCTGGCCCGCGATTTCCTGCCCCGGCTGACGCGCGCGCTGCGCTCCTGGGACCTCCTGATCCTGGGCTCCCTGCACGCGCTGCGCCACGACGCCGTCCTCCGGCCGGAGCGGACCCGATGA
- the frr gene encoding ribosome recycling factor, whose product MPKNEIKQLRDKMEKALAFLHNEYLAIRTGRAHPGLVSDIKADYYGTPTPLKQMANITVPEGRKLQISPFDRSSLKAIEKAILASNLGITPQNDGESVRLTLPELTRERRVELTKLLAKKAEEARVVLRNHRRDSVEALKKLEKDSAITEDDLKKYSKDVQDVTDEYIKKVDEAYKAKEKEVLED is encoded by the coding sequence ATGCCCAAGAACGAGATCAAACAGCTGAGGGACAAGATGGAGAAGGCCCTGGCTTTTTTGCATAACGAGTACCTGGCGATCCGGACCGGGCGGGCGCATCCGGGCCTGGTGAGCGACATCAAGGCGGACTACTACGGCACGCCGACGCCCCTCAAGCAGATGGCGAACATCACGGTCCCCGAGGGGCGCAAGCTCCAGATCTCGCCCTTCGACCGCTCGAGCCTGAAGGCGATCGAGAAGGCGATCCTCGCCTCGAACCTCGGAATCACGCCCCAGAACGACGGGGAGTCCGTGCGCCTGACCCTGCCGGAGCTCACGCGGGAGCGCCGGGTCGAGCTGACGAAACTCCTGGCGAAGAAGGCGGAGGAGGCCCGCGTGGTCCTGAGGAACCACCGCCGCGACTCCGTGGAGGCCCTCAAGAAGCTGGAGAAGGACTCCGCCATCACCGAGGACGACCTCAAGAAGTACTCCAAGGACGTCCAGGACGTGACGGACGAGTACATCAAGAAGGTGGACGAGGCCTACAAGGCCAAGGAGAAGGAAGTCCTGGAGGACTGA
- a CDS encoding CheR family methyltransferase → MEELNQYNSPEYETFKQKLRKIIGLDLNSYKNQIHRRVHMLMDRWNVKTYDEYFNTIKNDDRKLREFLDHLTINVSEFFRNDNQWWKLRDQIIPELIKKRGHKRLKLWSAGCATGEEPYSLAILSAVCGLDATTPVLAADIDQGAIAIAQKGVYLKRQLLNVPPEYLSKYFTTRDGGETYEVNAEIRRRVTFKRFNMIDDPFGSGFDVILCRNVVIYFTAETKSLLYVKFFNALAPGGYFLVGSTEQIFDYKKMGFEMAGPFLYTRK, encoded by the coding sequence ATGGAAGAACTGAACCAGTACAACTCGCCCGAGTACGAGACGTTCAAGCAGAAGCTGCGCAAGATCATCGGCTTGGATCTGAATTCCTACAAGAATCAGATCCACCGGCGGGTCCACATGCTGATGGACCGTTGGAACGTCAAGACCTATGACGAGTACTTCAACACGATCAAGAACGACGACCGGAAGCTGAGGGAGTTTCTGGACCACCTGACGATCAACGTCTCGGAGTTCTTCCGCAACGACAACCAGTGGTGGAAGCTGAGGGACCAGATCATCCCGGAGCTGATTAAAAAGCGCGGGCACAAGCGGCTGAAGCTCTGGAGCGCGGGCTGCGCGACGGGCGAGGAGCCGTACTCCCTGGCCATCCTTTCGGCCGTCTGCGGGCTGGACGCCACGACCCCCGTGCTGGCCGCGGACATCGATCAGGGGGCCATCGCCATCGCCCAGAAGGGCGTCTACCTCAAGCGCCAGCTCCTGAACGTCCCGCCGGAGTACCTGTCCAAGTACTTCACGACGCGCGACGGCGGCGAGACCTACGAGGTGAACGCCGAGATCAGGCGCCGCGTGACGTTCAAGCGCTTCAACATGATCGACGACCCCTTCGGAAGCGGGTTCGACGTCATCCTCTGCCGCAACGTCGTCATCTACTTCACGGCGGAGACCAAATCCCTGCTCTACGTCAAATTCTTCAACGCCCTGGCCCCGGGCGGATACTTTTTGGTCGGCTCCACCGAGCAGATCTTCGACTACAAGAAGATGGGCTTCGAGATGGCGGGCCCCTTCCTCTACACGCGCAAATAG
- a CDS encoding type II toxin-antitoxin system HicA family toxin — MGSDDIIKIIEADGWFAVAQRGSHIQFLHTTKPGKVTVPANRKDLPKGTVNAILRQAGLK; from the coding sequence GTGGGCTCGGACGACATCATTAAGATCATCGAGGCCGACGGATGGTTCGCCGTTGCGCAGAGGGGAAGCCACATTCAGTTCCTCCATACGACGAAGCCCGGAAAGGTGACGGTTCCCGCCAACCGCAAGGACCTCCCCAAGGGCACGGTAAATGCGATACTCAGACAAGCGGGGCTCAAATAG
- a CDS encoding DUF2922 domain-containing protein — MATRLKLVFTGVGDRKIAMQFPYVRGSATGAEVKALMQGIVADGGVYVDVPTGIVGAELLDSTSTPVDLG, encoded by the coding sequence GTGGCAACACGGTTGAAGCTCGTGTTCACGGGCGTGGGGGACAGGAAGATCGCCATGCAGTTTCCCTACGTGCGCGGCTCCGCGACGGGGGCCGAGGTCAAGGCTCTGATGCAGGGGATCGTGGCCGACGGAGGCGTCTATGTGGACGTCCCGACGGGCATCGTCGGGGCGGAGCTCCTGGACAGCACCAGTACCCCCGTCGACCTGGGGTAG